One Denticeps clupeoides chromosome 3, fDenClu1.1, whole genome shotgun sequence DNA window includes the following coding sequences:
- the cep20 gene encoding centrosomal protein 20 yields MASVADLKEVLTETLESRGVLGQIKARIRAEVFHALDDQREQRPPLSRENLLINELVREYLEFNKYRYSASVLSAESGQPEVPLDRHFLTSELNVIEDPSTQKLPLLYSLISHFVNASGNNTGKLFLRSCAPSEPRTSQSTQP; encoded by the exons ATGGCGTCCGTCGCGGATCTGAAGGAGG TATTAACGGAGACCCTGGAGTCCCGCGGCGTCCTCGGCCAGATTAAAGCCCGAATCCGGGCGGAAGTGTTCCACGCGCTGGACGACCAGCGCGAGCAGCGCCCTCCCCTTTCTCGCGAGAATCTGCTGATCAACGAGCTCGTCCGCGAGTACCTGGAGTTCAACAAGTACCGCTACTCCGCGTCGGTGCTGAGCGCAG AGTCCGGCCAGCCTGAGGTTCCTTTGGACAGGCACTTTCTGACAAGTGAGCTGAACGTCATTGAGGACCCCAGCACTCAAAAGCT GCCCCTTCTCTATAGCCTTATTTCTCATTTTGTGAACGCCTCTGGCAATAACACGGGAAAACTCTTCCTCCGAAGTTGTGCACCATCGGAACCCAGAACCAGCCAGAGCACTCAACCATGA